The region taacggagttagtaatatggaccaatcgtcaaaagttttgaaagcacagggaccatctatgaggtttttaaaccatggggactaaacttcagattttgggaaaccacaaggaccatttatgatgtttttttctAGATATAAAGTCTAGGCTTTTAGGTCTCTTGAAAGCTCCAAAGTATATTATGTCTCATCTTCCAACCTAGCAATGTACTCTGATATATTtgcaaaaataattaaaatgaaaattaatGGGTTTTTTTCCATTTATAATAATGTACtttcaacaaaaaaatatttcttaaacTCTCATTGTAAAGTGCAACCTTAAGACCTTCATTTAAAAAGATAATACATATCTTTATAACTTAcaaaattaacatataattatttaaacgTAGGTATAGTATTTACAATGAAATTTGGTTGCTATTTCTTTCATTTACAATAACAAAGCAAATTGAAGAAATTTGCCATTTTGAAAACAGGTTGCTATATTAACATAtcaactataataaatgaagatctATTTGGTCACATGTTAATCTTTCATGACTTTTGACAATTATCattatatgatatttttgaaataaataatatccacatgtcaatttatagggttattaatttttaaaattaaaaagtcacataatacttgtatatttatatatgcaaaatattaaatataataaatatgatAGTAATTGTAATTAATATGTTTTGGCTCAGCGCCAGTTCCTTAAGTAGATTAGGGAAAAGAACTCAGAGAATTGAGTATTTAtccattttatttctttttaatgcGGTAAATTCGGTCACAGATCCAAGTCATGTTTACAACGGACTGAAATCAAACCGACACGAGTGCAGGGAAGGACAATAATGATGCTATGAGAACTGATACAGAGCAAGAGAAGCAAAATGTTGTAGTAAATAAACCTTCACGAAAATAGGGTCCTTGGATGATAGGTCAGAAAAGGGGACGACGCGGAGTGATAAATTGAAATCATAGAGGGGGAATTCACGGAGGTGAGCGAGAACATGATGGCAATAAGCAATAGGGCTCTCGGTTTGCAGTGTTAGAAACTAAGGAACCCGAAGGGATGGCCGATGAGCACAGGCTCGCCGGAGTGATCAGAGGGAACAATGAGATAGATGGGTCTCCAAAACATCTGACACTAGGCTACCCTTTTCCGAAAGCTCCGCGGGACCACCTACCACTAGTCTTCGGCCGGAGGGGTTTATTGCACAAAAACGCATGGACGTAGGCTCCCGAAGAGGGAAGCCCAACGAATGTCAGATGCAAAGCCCCGCACCCCATTAAGATCATATTGGCATACTCTCCCAAAAAAGAAAGAGCAGACCCCATTGAAGACGAGAGTGAGGTACAACAAGGCCATTTCTGTCCACCGCCCTTCTCACGGAGCCGTACGTGGACGTTACCACTCATACAGCTCCCAGCCAGCAAGCAGTTAGCCTTCCTCTACAAGGAATGGAAGTGTGGGTGAATCGACATCAAATAGAGGAATTCGCTTTTTATTTTCAGCAATAACATGATAAGAGCATCCCTTTCACAAAAACCTACAGACCCCCCCTATCCGGCCACTTCAGCACCTTGTGATCTTTGATAAGATTATTACGAGCCCTCTCCTAGAatctttttttatttcaaaaaaaaatagcaTGGTGGATCAGGACAAGAATGAATCTGGTAATCCAGGACATACTCATCCTGGAGCTTATGCTCTCCTCTAGGGAGGGGGTTTTTATAGAGAGAGGTAAGTCGAGGGTAGCCTCCCGCTTGACCGATTTCTCGGAGTCGGAGGAAGATCTCTCCTTCGATCATCCTGAACACGAAGGAGCTGCTCTCGATGTGAGATCAGCagcaaaagaaagaagaaaagggcCATGATCCTATGTTCGTTTTCGCTCTGATCTGATGATGCGCTCCTTGCTCGTGGAGCTACATACCGGAAAAAGAAAAGGATCTCTCTATTACTTTGAGAGGAGAATTGTTGGTTTGACCGACGGACTACGTGGGAAATACGAGATCTAGGCAAGCCGCTACATGTTCTCCCCTTGCCCTTGAACGATAGATTAACTACTTATCTTCCCTTAGGTAGTGGTCGATCGGTTCGCATCTATGGTCAATCAATAGGTCCGCGGATCCATTCTTCTATACGATAAATCGCCATCTCGTAGCACCACCACGACACCGATTCCCCGACAAAACCCCCGATTTCCCGAGAGTGAGATAGCCGATAGTAGTAGACTAAGGCCGCTATTCCTGACAAGGAATAGAGTAAGGCCTTTACCGATGTGCGCTGAGTATCGAAAGGAACCTCTCGGAGAAGTTCCGGGCCTTGACAGCCCTCCTTTCTTATCTATTTTCATATATAATATAAAGAGAATAGAAAGCGTACTGACTCTGACTGCTATCTACGATGCGATCAGGGGGAATAGCGCAAGGGCTTAAGTCATCAATTCAAATCCTATCTTTTTTTCGGTATGCCGCTCCGCGAGCAAGGAGCGAGAAAACAAAGTGGGCTATGGTGATGTCAGAATTTGCACCTATTTTTATCTATTTAATTATCAGTCCGCTAGTTTCTTTGATCCCACTCGGTGTTCCTTTTCCATTTGCTTCCAATAGTTCGACCTACCCAGAAAAATTGTCAGCCTACGAatgtggtttcgatcctttcggTGATGCCAGAAGTCGTTTTGATATACGATTTTATCttgtttctattttatttattatcCCTGATCCGGAAGTCACATTTTCCTTTCCTTGGGCAGTACCTCCCAACAAGATTCATCCCTTTGGATCTTGGTCCATGATGGCCTTTTTATTGATTTTGACGATTGGATCTCTCTATGAATGGAAAAGGGGTGCTTCGGATCGAGAGTAAACGCTAGTTACATTACAGGGGAAAAATCGGGGCGAAGGACAAAAGAAAGAAAGAGTGACCGATGCCTACATTAAATCAATTGATTCGTCATGGTAGAGAAGAAAAACGGCGCACGGACCGTACTCGAGCTTCGGATCAATGTCCCCAGAAGCAAGGAGTACGCCCGCGTGTACCAACGAGAACACCGAAAAAACCGAATTCAGCTCCACGTAAGATAGCCAAAGTACGGTTGAGCAATCGACATGATATATTTGCTCACATTCCGGGGGAAGGTCATAATTCGCAGGAACATTCTATAGTCTTAATAAGAGGAGGTAGAGTGAAAGATTCGCCAGGTGTGAAATCCCATTGTATTCGAGGAGTCAAGGATTTGTTGGGAATTCTGGATCGAAGAAAAGGGAGATCAAAATATGGTGCAGAAAAACCAAAATAGAGATGAATGGAAGATGCCTCTGGAACTCTTTTTTCTCCAATTTAAAGTACGAAGTTACTGGCTCTAAGAAGGCAATTGCACCTTAGCCCATGGACTGATACGGAGACTACTCTACAGGGGAAATCTCTTACTCGACTAGAGCGGATCCCGAGACTTCACCCGTTCCTTTAAACTGTTGGGCACTACATTCTATAACGAGAATCACAAGGCCGGTCAACAAGGAACAACCTGGCAGAGTGTCCTGAGATAACAAGGAAAAAGTGAGAACGCCCAGTGACGAGAGTGGCGACATACGAGGATCTAACCTCGACCAACGAGAGCGTAGCTGCTCGACCTCCGACATAGGGATTCTCGGACCGGAACAATGGGATTCGCTCGACCGAAGGGAACGATGCATAGCGCCATAGGGAGAACCTAGCGTAGCAGAGCCAGTCATGACCAAGTAGATAGCTCTACGCCTCTGCCGAACGAACGAAGAGCTACCTAAGTACGGTTAAAGAAAGTGAAAATGATAGGTAAACAAAAGAGAGAACAAATGCGACAGAAAGCGTCAGAGCTTCGAAAGCCTGAAATTGAGCTTGAAATTGAGTGTCCTTGAATTGAGCCTGTCGTATCCTTCCCAACCCAAGACGACAAGGCGGTAACAGAACTACGGCAACTCCGGAAGGCATCATGCGGTTTGTTTAAAGGCATGGGTTCCGGTGTAGGAGAACTCATGCGACTATTGGCGTTGGGGAAGCCATGCGTTAGGTAAACCAACCGCACATTGCAAGCGAAGGAGTGAAAGCTACTCGACTGTAATGTAAGGAGAGGACCTACAACGAGTTGCGGTTGCTTCGCAAGCAATACTCGACGGTATAGCGCATGTGTCTCATCGTCTTGGGAGCACTCGTAGTTGTTTGAGTCGTTGCATTAGGGCAATACAACTACGAGAACCAGTCGTCTTAACGCTACTGTCAAACCTACTGTAGTTGTCGTTATTACCACTCGTCGGGTAGTTGTTTCGTAACACCACTAGTCGTAGACTACTAGTCGTTCCATTGTTGCACCACCCCAATGTGTGTTGCGTAGTAACTGCCTAGCTGTCTGTTACATTGTCAAACCCTTCCGAACAACCACTTATGACGCAGAGACTACGAGTGACGGACAACTAAACGACAACGAGTGGTTGCTTTACCGTATAGATTATAAGTTCATTTCATACCGGACCAGACCGGAATAGGGTTATATACATTCTCATTGTGAGAAGGGGTCATTTGAGCGTATCTAAATAGATATTATGTTTACATATGGATCCCTAGTTACATTCCATTTAGGATTAGGAATAGGCGTAATCGGACCTGCTTTTTACATATCTCTCGTTATTTGGGACCCTATTCACCTCTTTGGGCTTCTATTGAATCGAGAAATAGGTTTGATTGTCCATCTTTTTGATATATTGGATATCTATATTTGATATATTGGATATCTATATAAGGCATTCTCCGGATAATTCAAATCGAAGCAATTGGATGTCCAATTCGGGCCTAGATGACATGACCGATCAATAGAAATACTCCAACACTCCACTTTTATCATATATTCCATACATCACACTAGATAGATATTATATTCATGGAATATGATTCACTTTCAAGATGCCTTGGTAGTGAAATGGTAGACACGCGAGACTCAAAATCTTGTGCTAAAGAGCGTGGAGGTCCGAATAGCGGGACCAAAACTCGTTGCCTTACCACTTGGCTACGCCCCATTTATATTGTTATTGGACActaatactaataaataataatattggtATTAAGTGTTCGTCAATTCCATCCCAACTATCTATAGAAAATCTTTCTTCTTTATAGAATATATTATAGATTCGTGCTAGGATTTTGACATGTGTATATCTAGAATTCAACTGAATTTATTGATCATTACATACAATTCAATTAAGATATTGTATGAAAGTATGATTTCTTCTATTCTCCTTTGAGAATTGGAGGATTTTTTATTGAGCGGAAAAAGAAGGAGTTTTTTGTCTACCTTACTTTCTTTATTTTTCCTTATATAAATAACTCAATCAAAATGCAATTATCTCGACGAACAAAATGTCTGTTATGCTTAATATCTTTAGTTTGATCTGTCTTAATTCTGCCCTTTATCCGAGTAGTCTTTTCTTCGCTAAATTTCCCGAAGCCTGTGCTTTTTTGAATCCAATCGTAGATGTTATGCCAGTCATACCCCTGTTCTTTTTTCTTTTAGCCTTTGTTTGGCAAGCTGCTGTAAGTTTTCGATAAGATCTTGAATACTATCCTAGAAAATTCATGATTTATTCGAGAAAAATTATAACAATTGATAAGATCAAATAAGTCTGGGAGTATGAACCTTCAATTCAAACATTGAAAGACCCAGAACGGGCTACAGATCTATACTAATGAAGTTTTTGTGTGAGAAAGTCAAGCCAGGAAGTCCTTCTCTCATTCTGGTGCTTGTAAGATAAGACCAGTAGATGAATTAGGAAAGAGGGCCTATGCCCGGTTAAAGTGAAAGGCTGTAGTGAGAGCGACGGGGCTTACTTTCTCTTTGGTTCAGTTACTAAATAGATAAGTCATTTCTACTTGACTATAGCCATCGGGGTGGGGATGAGGCAGAAACACTTGCCGCACGTGATAATGCCACATTAGATAGAACAGTTCCCTATAAATGGAAGCCTTCGATGAAGAAGGTAAGTAAATGCTACTTAAGAAGCACAAGCACCCTTTTTTATTCACTAAGGATGAGATGGTACAGGAGTGGGCCGATGATGACACTGGGGAAGCCCAGTCAACCAATAGGGGGAAAAAATTCCATTCACTTGTTTAACTGCTAAGAATAATTTTATCTTTCGACTGGGAACTACTTACCTTTGGTGCTTTCTATTTTTCTATATAAGGTAGTAATCCCGTAGAGGCAATGGCGAATCGAGTTAGCATCCCGCCATTCATGCCATGCCTTGTCAGCTAGGCTAGTTAGCTAATTCCTTCCAAGAAAATAGATTATGCGATGATGCGCGTAATATATCTCTTATTAGGTTATTAAAAAGTCATTTCTAGAGGAATGGGCCATGGAAGACTAAGAGAAGAGAACCTGAAATGAAAGGTCAGATAGTGAAAGATGAACAAGAAGTCACAACTCGAAGGCTAATTCATGCTTTGCCAATGAGTGATGTTATTTTACTTAATATCCCAAGTTAGGAATAAGATCACAGCTTATCCCGCCACAAAGCGATTAAAATCTCTTTTCCATAGGCGCTAACTCTTACTTAAACAGCTTCGCTTCCTTCCCCAGATGCATGAGATGAAGGAAAGCGAGGGCGAAAGGAAGGCTTTGACTAACTCCTTCTAGGGTGTAATTCAAAGCTCCCGTATGGCTATGAGACTCACAATCAGGCGTCACACCTTAGTAAGCTTTCAGGAAAGTCAGGACTATTTATTTCTGCATCAAGGAAAGATGAAATATTTTCTGTTAATACTCTTTATTCCCacatttttttaatccaagaaggATTTCGATATTCGTCTAAAAAAAATAGAAGAGAGAAAGTCTAATTTCCACATCTATTAGGGGCACTGAGTATATGCTGTAAGTCCTTGCTGTGTTAGCTAGGCCACCTGCCTGAAGCGTTGAAGATAGAAAATTATGGTTGCTTGTTGATTGATTCGGCATAACAAGTGATAGAGATACCTTACGAGGGTTTAAGGAAAGAAGTTCGTTCAGGATGTTATACTTTTTTCAATCGGGTTGTGGACCCATAGACATTGAGATTGATGAGACTCGGGAACGAGAGTCTTTCTTTGGAATTATACTGAACGGGTagatcctcccccccccccccccccccgtttgtTTTAGCGCACCTATCAGAATCGGAACAGACCAATTACCAGATCCACCTGTCATCGCCGGCATAACCATAAAAAATATCATTAAAAAAGCGTGAGCCGTTATTAAAACATTATAAAGTTGATTCCCACCAAGAATTTGATCGCCGGGTCGTGCTAATTCCATATGAATTAGTACTGAGAAGCATGTGCCCCTCACTCCAGCAATGGTACCAAAGATGAAATATAGAGTCCCTATATCCTTGTGGTTAGTGGAGAACAGCCATCGGACCAGATTTGTCGTAAAATTGAGATTCTTTCGTTTTCTTCCTTATCAGAGAGGGCCCCTTGTTGAGCGGGGCTTCTTTTTGAAAAAGGGGGAGTGAGGGCTTTCCGGACCTTCCCCAACCAAAGGGTGGAATGATGATGAGTATCTAAATCAATAAAGACAAAAAAGAAGAAATGGCAAGAGAAATTGAATATCGATGGAGGTGCATTGCCGATGTGGAAAACAGGGCAGGGATTCTCTACAATGACACTGTAGACCAATTGAAAGGGATGTAGCGCAGCTTGGTAGCGCCTTTTTTTGGGTAAAAAATATCACGAGTTCCAATCCTATCATCCCTACCTATTCTTCTCCTCTGGGCAGTCACGAGGGATCCATTGAGAACCGAAAAAAGACCTGGTTCCACACATATGAGATGACCCAACCGCTCAACAGCCAGTACAAAGAGGTATGGTGATAACGGGTCCCCTTGTCTAACACCACGTGAAGGAACAAAATCATTAGCTCTAAGACCATTCCACAAGAGATTCATCCGCGGGGAGGAAATACATTCACGAATGACAGATTGTATGTGTTCAGGGAGCTGCAACTCCTTCAAGCAATGGAAGATCAAACTCCATTTGGTGCGATCATAAGCTTTTTCTCAGTAAATCTTCATGGCCATGTACCCTCTCTTCCCTTTAGATGTTTTCATGGAGTGAATGATCTCCTGTGCAAAAAGAATATTATCTATACTCCCTAACAAAGTTGCATTGATTCGAAGCTATAACAAGGGGCATAATGCTCTTCAACCTGTTAGTAATGATTTTGCCTTATAGATGGCGTTGCAACGACTGATGGAAAATCTCTAATGGTCGGAGccttaggaataagaacaatttGCGCGGCATTTACCTGTCTTACAACACTAGGATCAAGAAAGACGGGTTTCACCATGGTTCCACTGGCTTTGAAAAAAAGGATTCAATCGGGACTTTGAGAAAAGAGCTTGCTTGATTTCCCCTCCCAACGCCAACTAACAAGTGCTGATCAATAGAGGGATAGGTGCATCCAAAAGAGAAGTTCACATCCCGATCACTTTCATCCGTGTAAAGAGTCTCGAATCACTTTGTACCCATCTCCATGATTTCCTTGGCATCATATGATCATTCCCCATTATCAAGCTTTATAGCTTCAATCCTATTTCTCTTTCGTCTTGCACTAGCTAAAGAGTGGAAATACCGGGTATTACAATATCCATGTTTATACCAATTGCAACGAGAATTATAAACCCACGTTACTTCTTCCTGAGCCAGCAATCCCTCCAATTAAAGCCAGAGATCATTTCTCAGTCTGTCAATTTCAGGGTAGTAAGCGCCAGCTGCAAGCTTTCGGTTAATGCCATCCAATCTTCGGTACAAAATTTCCTTCTTCTATTTCATATTTCCAAACACTTCCTTATTCCATCTAGTCACACGGTCTCTGAATCCATGAACAGCTTCATTCCAACCTTGTTCCCCTTTCCAGGCCGCTTTGACAAAATCCGGGAAGTCCTTATGCAACACCCAATGGAGTGGTTACGTGAAGTAAGTCCCCCC is a window of Lactuca sativa cultivar Salinas chromosome 1, Lsat_Salinas_v11, whole genome shotgun sequence DNA encoding:
- the LOC122196601 gene encoding ribosomal protein S12, mitochondrial, which encodes MPTLNQLIRHGREEKRRTDRTRASDQCPQKQGVRPRVPTRTPKKPNSAPRKIAKVRLSNRHDIFAHIPGEGHNSQEHSIVLIRGGRVKDSPGVKSHCIRGVKDLLGILDRRKGRSKYGAEKPK
- the LOC122196600 gene encoding NADH-ubiquinone oxidoreductase chain 3, whose protein sequence is MRSGGIAQGLKSSIQILSFFRYAAPRARSEKTKWAMVMSEFAPIFIYLIISPLVSLIPLGVPFPFASNSSTYPEKLSAYECGFDPFGDARSRFDIRFYLVSILFIIPDPEVTFSFPWAVPPNKIHPFGSWSMMAFLLILTIGSLYEWKRGASDRE